GGATAGATTCAAGCCACTTTATTTTATTTTATGCATTGACCTAAGGCTATGAATCAGTATTTCAGTTCACCAAAGACCGTGATTCAGCCCATCAGCAAAACAGTATCAATGCAGTGGATGATGCCGTTGTCTACTTCAATATCAGGGGCAATGACGGTGGCATTTTTAACCTCAAATCCATCTGAAATATGGATGGGGAGTGGCGAACCTTCTACAGAGGTCAGTTCACCGAGATCTTGCAGATCTTCCTGGCTATAAGTGCCAGAAACAACGTGGTAGGTGAGGATGCGGCCCAGTTGCGGTAGGTTCTGCAGTAGGGTTTGAATAGTTCCAGGCGGTAGCTTTTCAAATGCGCTGTCTACAGGAGCAAAGACAGTGAAGGGGCCTGGGCTTTGCAGGGTTTCCACTAGGCCCGCTGCGCTGACGGCGGCAACGAGGGTTTTGAAGTTGGGAGATGCGATCGCAGTTTCGACAATATCTGCCATTGAAGATTTTCCTTATAGGTGAGAAATATCAAAAACTCTACATTGGCCCCCCCGGCCCCCCAATTCTGGGGGGAGAGAAGCATAGGCTGGGGCTAGCGATATTGAGCTGTTTGAATGTCTCTAAGGCGGGCTTCAGACCGCTTGAAACGATCCATTTGCGCTTCAAAAAACGCGCGGTTGGCCTCTAGATGCTTGGGGTTCGGATCATCAAGGGGATACAGCAGCGCACACCGTAGCGCCTGAATAACAGCGGAGGTAACGGTGTACATCGATCGCTGAAAGCTAATACCCAACTGAATCAGGGTATCGTCGTCGCCGCGACAGTGCTGCTGATAGTAGTCCACCAGATAGTCGGGCAAGAAATGGAGCATATCCTGCATGAGCTGGGTGGGAGGAATCCCAGCGGTGCCAACGGGGAAAACATCGGCGTATAAAATGCCGTAGTGAAACTCTTTTTGCTGCTCGGGAACTTGCCCCACCTGAGCGTTATAAGATTTCGTGCCCCGAAACGGAGAGGTGCGGTAGAAAATGGCTTCCACGTAGGGAAGTGCGGCTTCGTAGAGCCACATGAAGCCTTTTGATTTAGGGATGATTTCGTAGCACTCGCCTCGGATGTATACATGGTGATAGATGGGACGACCTGCGATCTCAAAGATCCCATTCACCAAAAAGTCCATCGCCTCTGGCACGGTGGTGAGTTTGCTTTCATCGTATAAATCAGACATCTCAAAGAACACTGGGGCCATCACCTCCCAGAACAGACCCAAATTTGAGTAGTACGACATCTGCCGACACTGCTCTAAAAACATCTCTGGGAAGAGCTTATAGAGGCCCAACATAACAGGGTTGCGAGCGAAGAAAGCGCGAATCGCTTGGTCCGCATTGGCTCGATATTCGTCAGTATCGAGAAACGCATCGAACTGACCCATGCCCATATCTCGACCGTGCCAGAGCATCGCTCGCATACAGGACTCAGCGAACTCCATATTGATGCGATCGTGCCAGAGGTGGTGGAGCAGCTTCGGCATTTTCCGGGTTTCGCCGGATTCCATGAAAGCCAGCAGCTCAGGATGGGCGGTGGCTTCTCCACGCCAGACTCGAAGGTCGGCCCCCTCCCCTGCATAGTGGTTGGGCAGATCGAGGTAGGACTGCGGCAGAAAGTATTTGAAGAAGGGGAGCGGTTCTAGAAAAACGTGCTCAGCAATGTAGAGCAGATCGCGCCAATAGAAATCCATTGGCACAGCATAGGCTTTGTAGAGACCGATAATCTGCATCAGGTTCGCGGGAGAGTCAGGCAGCATTGCGCCCCCTGCTTCAAGGCGATGGACAACCTCAGCAAACTCATGGTTTGAGGGTGGCAGAGTAGCGGGTGGCGATGCGGCTTGAGTCATGGTGTTTGTTAAGTGTGGATCTCAAATTTGAGGTAGAAGTTTTGACTTGGTGTTCGTTCCTTTAGAGCGATTGTTGTATATACATAGGCTGGGATAGGACTTTTGGGCTTTGCACTGGCCCCCCCGGCCCCCCAATTCTGGGGGGAGATTGTCTTTATTGGGTTGATGCTTGGTTGTGAATAGTCGCTAAGACCGTCTGGAGATTTTGCTCTACGGCTTTATTGCTAAAGCGGATTACTGTGTAGCCGTACCTTTCTAAATGCTCAGTTCGGGCTTCGTCATAATCCTGTTGCTGTTGATGAACCCCGCCATCAATTTCTACGACTAGTTGGCAAGAGGGGCAGTAAAAGTCGACGATGAAACGACCAATGGGATGCTGACAGCGAAATCGAAGCCCACCTAGTTTCCGATTTTTTAGAGCCTGCCATAACTTAGCCTCTGCTGGCGTGAGTCTGTTTCGCAGGCGACGAGCTGCAAGCTCAGTCTCTGGCGTCGTACCGCGAATCCTGTCGTAAGACTTATCCATCAAAAGCTGAGTTTCCATTACCATGAGACCTTCCGCTATTCTCCCCCCAGAATTGGGGGGCTGGGGGGGCTAAGCGCAATACTTCGAGAATCCTCTAATTGAATTGCATGAGCCGAGGTCGCCAGCGCAATACTCTGAGCATCCACTACCGAACCTCTGCTGTCCAACCCACGACTAGGAATCTCAGCCACAACACCCACCTGCGGCACCGCAGCAACGATCGCATCTGCCGTATTCTCGCTCCAGCGCGTCAACCACATCGGCTGCAGTCCCAAAATCAAGATCATGACCGTGAGAATCAATGCTGGGGCGCGTTCTGGCACTGTCACTTTAGGATAGTAAGCCGTTTGACTATCCAAACGACCAAAGCAGGTGCGATTAATCAAAATCACGAAATATACCGCCGTCAAACCCGAAGCAATAATGCACAGCAGCGTCGGTATCGGGAAACGCGCGAAGCTGCCTTGAAAGACCATGTACTCAGCAATAAAGCCTACGAGTCCCGGAATTCCAGCACTCGCCATGCCCGCGACCACTAGCAATGCACTCACCATCGGTAAGCCTCGCACGGGGTTCATAAGACCGTTTAGTTTGTTCAAATCGCGGGTGCCCACTTTCGTTTCCACCAGGCCAAGGAGGTGAAACAACAGGGCCAGAATTAAACCGTGGCTGACCATTTGTGCGATCGCACCCGTCAAGCTCAAGGTGTTGCCCGCCGCCGCCGCCACCAGAATGTAGCCCATGTGCCCAATCGAACTGTAGGCCACCATACGCTTGACGTCGGACTGTGCGATCGCACTTAACGCCCCATACATAACGCTAAACGTTCCAATCGCGGCTAAGCCGGGAGCGACCAAATCCCATGCTTCTGGGAAAAGCTGCAGACAAAATCGAATCAGCCCGTAAGTTCCTAGTTTCGCCAACACCCCCCCCAACAAGATGGCAATAGGCGGGGAAGCTTCAACATACACATCCGGTTGCCAAGTATGCAGAGGAACAAGCGGCGTCTTGATGCCGAACCCCACCAGCAAGATCGTCAGCAAGACTAGCTGCAGATTTCGCGGAATTGTGGTGGTATCGAGATCGATGTATTCAAAACTAGTGCTGCCGCTCAACCAAGTCAGGCCCAAAAAGCCCAGCAAGATCAGGATGCCGGAGAGTGCCGTGTATAAAAGGAACTTCGTGGCTGCATATGATTTTTGCTCACCGCCCCAGATTGATACCAGCAGATAAAAGGGAATCAGCTCTAGCTCGTAGAACAAAAAGAAGAGCAGCAAGTTCTGCGCCAGCAAAGACCCAGCCACGCCAATATTGACGATAAAAATAAGCGAATAGTACAGCTTCGGACGCTCTAGCTCCGCAGGGCTACTATAGATCGCAATCCAGGTGAGGACACTGCTCAACATCAGCAGCGGCAGCGATAACCCATCCACCGCCAGCGAATAGTTGAGACCCAAATCAGGCAGCCAAGCCAAGACAGTTGTGAGCTGCAGCCCTGAGACAGCAGTTTGAAACTGGCTCAAGACATAAACGGTCCAGACCAACAACAGACCCGCAATCCACAGGGCAAGCTGCTTAATGTGCTGAGCCTGAGGCCAAGCAATAATCAGCAATGCACCAGCCAAGGGAATTAGAAGTAGAGTGCTTAGCGTCATGGTTATCGCTTTTTATACATGGATTTATACATCGACAGAAAAAGACAGCTATGAATTTTGAGTTCTCAAAGGCTGAGCATGCAACGCCTACGACAGCAGTGGATAGGCCAACGCCAGAATCAAAAGAGTGACGCCAATTACAATCGACAGCAAGTAAAACTGTCCCGCTCCAGTGTTGTTGTACTTCAAAGTCTGTCCCCCAAAAAGCGTCGCCAGTCCCACGCCGTTAACGGCTCCATCAACGAAGATGCGGTCAAACCAGTTCACCAGACGCGAGACCTGATTCACAGCCAAGATAATGGTGCCGCGATAAATCTCAGCGGTGTATAAATCATTAGCAAACGCCTTCTGGAGCTGCGGCCAAAATAAGCGAATGGGGCGAGGCGTCAGCTTACCGATGTATAAAACACCACCGATGCCGCCGCCCAATAGACAGGACCAGAGCAGCAAAAGAACAAAAGGCTTTTCTAGCATTGCCCAGTCGGGCAGCGCTGACGCCTGATTTAAGATCATCGGCACATGAAGAACCACGCCTGATAAAACCGTCATCGGCACCACCATCGGCCACAAAACCTCAGGAGATCGCGCCATCATTGCATGGGGCTGCCCCATGAATACCAAGCCAAACAAACGAGCCAAACTCAGCGTTGTCAAGGCGTTCACCAACAGCACCACGCCCACCAATAGCGGATGATCAGTCCATAAATCAGTCAGAAGCCTGAGCAAAGCCCAAAAGCCACCCAGAGGTGGTAGCCCCACTAGACCCGCAGCCCCCACTAAAAACGCAAGGCCAGAGATCGGTCGTCGCGCCCAAACGCCACCCATTTGAGTCACGTCTTGGGTAATATTGCTCCAGATAATCGTGCCGGTGCTCATGACCAGCAGCGCCATCGAAACGGCGTAAGTAAACATCAGCAGCAGGGCTGTATCGGTATGCCCAGTTCCCACTGCGATAAAGACAAGGCCCATGTAAGCGCTGACGCTGTAGGAGAGGGCGCGCTTGAGATCAATCTGTGCGATCGCAACCAAGGTAGCCCCAACAGCCGTCGTTGCCCCCACCCATACCACTGCGGCAGAGGCAACAGGCGACAGCGCCAAAACCGGCTGCACCTTAATCAAGACCCAGGCTCCAGTACCAACCACCACCGCATTCCGCAAAATACTGGCGGGGAGCGGCCCCTCCATCGCTTCATCAAGCCACAGATGCAGCGGGAACTGCGCGCATTTGCCCAGCGGTCCTGACATCAACGCCAGTCCCAGCAGCGTTAAAGTCAATGGCGCGACGGAAGCCTGATCGGCCCAGGTCGCAAGATCTCCATAGTGCCAAGTACCGGCCAGCGGCCAGAGCGCCACCACCGCCATCAGCAGAATCAGGTCACCCACCCGCTTGGTCAAGAAAGCATCTCTTGCGCCTGTGACCACCAGCGACTGATTAAACCAGATGCCCACCAGTAGATAGGTGCCCAACGTCAAAATCTCGAGAATGACGTAGCTAAAAAACAGTGAGTTGAAGAGCGCCAAAGCGCACATCCCAGCTTCAAACAGGCTGATGGAAGCGTAGAATCTAGCCCATCCCCAGTCCATCTCTAGATAGCCAACGGCATAGAGCTGCGCCAAGATATTGAGACCCGTTATGGTTGAGATCGCGCCTATCGTCTGACTGGAATACTCCAGCGGCAAAATAAGCTGCAGATCAGACACCGTCAGCCAGTTTACCGAAATCTCCTGGGCGGGTTCTCCCCAAATGGCGGTCAACGCCAGCAAACTATGAACAAAGCCCACACCTGCCGTCACGATATTGATATATCCCGCCGGACGCGGCCCCGTTCGCCGAAACCCTGCCGGAGACCAAAAAACCGACGCCATCCCGCTCAGCAGCGTATAGATCGGAATCCAGTAGACCGTACTGAGACTCGCTTGCTGAACCGACTCCAATGCTTGGGACATAGATTTTAAGGGGCAGACAGTGAAATTAAAACAGAATTGATAAAGACCGTTCAACGATCGGATACCACTCTCACCATAGAAACGAAAGAGCACAGACGAAGTTACTTAAAACTTCTTAACTATTCTCACGATAATAGAGTTCAGGCATTTATCAAAAGCACTATATTTTATTAAATGGATAGACTTAAGCCTACTTGACCGCATTATTGGATCTTTCCCGTAAATCCTTAAGTCCTTGCAGAAAGTAGCATACGACATAACCTTATCGGACTGCCAAAGTGCTTACATTGAGTAAAGACTATGTTTTTTGTCTATCAATAGACTCTATCCTGTTAATAGGATCAAACCATTCTGATGTCTAAACCGTCACCCGAACGTAGAACAGAGATAGCGATTGTATGCAACCCACACTTCACCAGCTCAAAGTTTTTGAAACAGCAGCCCGCCATCAAAGCTTTACCCGTGCTGCGGAAGAACTGTTCCTCACCCAGCCCACGGTCTCAATTCAGATGAAGCAGTTGGCCCAGACGATAGGGCTACCCCTGTTTGAGAAGCTGGGGAAACAGCTCTTTTTAACGGAAGCGGGACAAGAGCTATTAGGCACCTGCCAAGATATTTTTGAACGGCTCGATCAGTACGAGATGCTCGTGGCCGATTTGCAGGGGATGGCGAAGGGCAGACTGCGGTTGGCGGCAGTCACCACCACCAAATACTTTGTGCCGCGCCTCTTGGGGCCTTTTTGCCAAGAATATCCCGGCATCGATGTCTCCCTTAAGGTTACGAACCACCGGCAACTTGAAGAGCGCATTGCCAATAACCAGGACGATCTCTACATTTTAAGCCAGCCGCCGGAGCAGCTTAATTTACACGTACAGCCTTTTTTAGAGAATCCTTTAGTGGTTTTTTCCCCTGCGAATCATCCGCTAGCGCATAAAAAAGGGCTGTCCATTCAGTGTCTAAATGATGAACCCTTCATCACCAGAGAGGCAGGATCAGGAACTCGGAAAGCTGTTCAGGAGCTGTTTGGTGAACACAAGGTCTCCGTCAAGACTCGCCTGGAGTTAAGCAGCAACGAAGCCATTAAACAGGCGGTTGCGGGTGGTCTTGGTATTTCGGTCCTCTCCCGCCATACGCTGCACTCAGGTGATGATAAGGAGCTATCTATTTTAGATGTTGAACATTTTCCGATTCAGCGCCAGTGGTATGTCTGCTACTTCATGGGCAAACAGCTTTCGGTGGTGGCAAGAACGTTCTTAGAGCATCTACTTAAAGTTAGTGAACAACTGGCTGTTCTCTACAAAAGTGGGACATAGCTGACCCACTCACCTTAGGTAGCTTCTTACACTTAAGAGGCAACGGGGGTGAGCTGTCGTTCTAGCCATTCAATCAAGTCGGCCAGAATTTCTGGGTAGTTCAGGTCGATATAGAGATCGTGGTATGACTCTGGATAGAAATACCGCTCTTTGTTGGTAAACGTGACCCGTTCAAAAAATTTTTGGCTGCCTTCAGGAAGGGCGATGCGATCGCACCCTCCATGCATCATCAACAGCGGCGTCCGTAAATCACTGGCATGCTCTAGCAAGCCATCCGCCGTTTTGGCAAATTCCGTCACCATACGCGCCGTCCCCTGATAGTGCCGCAGCGGATCGTCCAGCAAGGTCTTCATGACCGCCTGATCACGGCTACCGAGACAGGGATCTAAGCCTGACTTGAGGCTAAATCGAGGCCAGATGATCGACAAAACTTGTCCCAAAGCTCTCTGGAGCCGTGGGAGTGAGTTCTCAATCGGCAGGGCGCTGGCAATCACGCCCTGGAGTTCGTTTGGCATCTGCAAAACATAGTCCAAGACGATCATCGCTCCCAGGCTATGCCCCCATAAAAAGCACGGCGTTGCAGCCTGTTCTTCAGCCACTAACTTGAGAAAGCAATCTAAATCTTGGCGAAATTCTGACCAGGAGTTAATGTAGGCCCGCTGTCCTGGTGAGCGTCCATGTCCTCGCAGATCAAAGGCATAGACAGCATAGCCCTGCGGCATCAAAGCCTTCACAAGATTGGTATGGCGATCGCTATGGGCACCGAGGCCGTGAACAGCCACCACAACGGCGCGCAGATCAAAGGGGTGCCAGGATTGATAGTAAAGGGGGAGGTCTCCAGCCCCTAAAAAGGTTCCTTCGTGGTGATCCATACAATTCCTGACGCCTATTTCGCTATCCTAACAGGAGCACTTTCGCCTCGTCGGGGCTTTGCCAAAAGATGAACCTGCCCCCACGCAAAACCCTGGGCTTCTTCCCCACACCGTTGATGCCACTGCCCCGACTCTCACAGGCGCTCGGAGGACCGCAAATTTGGATCAAGCGCGACGACCAAAGCGGGCTAGCGCTGGGGGGCAACAAAACCCGAAAACTAGAATTTCTCATGGCTGAGGCGTTGGCCCAGGGTTGTGACACCGTGATTACGGCAGGAGCCGCTCAATCCAATCACTGTCGCCAAACAGCGGCAGCGGCGGCAGCTCTAGGGCTAGGCTGTCACTTAGTTCTAGGCGGCGAAGCCCCGGCACAGCCCACCGGAAATTTACTCCTCGATCAGCTCTTCGGCGCGACGCTGCACTGGAGCGGTGCATCGCGAAAAGGAGAACAAATTCCTGCATTAATGGAGGTGCTGCAGCAGCAGGGCCATACACCCTATCCGGTCCCCTACGGAGGGTCAAATGCAACCGGGGCTGTGGGCTTTGTCGCGGCGGCGATGGAATTACGCGAACAGTTGCGATCGCTGGAGCGAGGGTTTGACGCGATCGTATTTGCCTCTAGCTCTGGCGGCACGCAGGCGGGATTAATGGTGGGACAAGCCGTCACCGATTTGCAGACACAGCTAATCGGCATCGGCATTGATAAGGCAGATGCCGCCACATCGGTCGCTCAAATTTCTCAATTAGCAAAGGAGACCGCCCAAAGCATCAGCCTGACTCACTACCAGCCTCAACCCATCACCGTTAATCTGGATTATCTCGGTGATGGCTATGGCGTTGTCAGTGACCGGGAGCGAGCAGCGATCTCGCTAGTCGCTCAGTTAGAGGGCATCTTGCTCGATCCGGTCTACACGGGGCGAGCCATGGGCGGTCTTTTGGATCTCATTGACCGTCAAATTCTGAAGTCAGGACAGACGGTACTGTTTTGGCATACAGGGGGCACACCGGCCCTCTTTAGCAGCGCTGGGAGCCTGCTTTAGATTTTCTACAGATTATTTTGACGCTCTTCTTGCTTTACTAGATAAGTAATAATGCCGAAAGCAACTAGGAACTCAACAGCGAGTGTTGTCCAAAAGATAGCGGAAGTAGGCTCAGTAAACATAGTTTTAACTCGGTACTTGCGAACGGTCTCATTCTATTTAATTCTGCCCAGAAAAGAATGAGAAAGCGTACGTGGATGCACCCAATTTTTCTAAGAAAAATCGGTTTGGCTTGAAGATTCACGAAGCAATTGTGAGGTTGTGTGGTGAAGCCTTGCGTTTTGTAAGGGAACTAGAGTCCACCGACCAGCATTAGGGGCCATAGGATCAGGCCCAGAAGAGCCAGACCAGAGACTCCTAGCGTGAGAGACAAGCCCACCGCAGCCTGCACCCAACTAAGCTGATGAACTTGACGCACCGAGCCAGCCAAGGTAATCAATGTGCCGATTAGAATGCCGAGGGTAAAGAGGCTACCGAGGGTGGGGGAGAGATGCTTGGATGCGATCGCACTTCCTGACAACAGCAGCGGCCACAGCCCTCGAACAACCGCCTGAAAAGTCTGTCCGCTGGTTCCCTGACCGCCCAAAAGCTGAGCGCAGAAATGTAGCGACGTTGCTAACCAATAGCAGCCCAGCCCCCCCGCCAACACAAACAGCAGCAGAATGAGCATCAACCCAGAGGTTCCAGCATGGAAGACACCCGCAGTATTGAGCGCCAGAACCAGGACCGTCAGGCCGCCAATCATCAGGCTGATAGCAGCCGTTCCCTGACTGTCTCTGGGTCTAAAGAGGGTTGTATAGAACGTATTCAACATCGGATCATTCCATCAGAGCCAACGGCACTTTCTGAGAGCTAGAAAAGCGAGCCTGCTGGTAACCGGGCAACAACTGCTCTAGCGAAATAGAGAGAGAGTTTCCAAGCACCCGCTGCAGCACTCCACCGCCTTTCATATAGTCCCGCACCCGAGGTTCCCCATCGATTTTGGCCAGTTCTGCCACCTTGTCGAGGGCGTCGGCATAGTTTCCTAGCGAATCTGCGAGCCCCGCTTTCTGGGCCTGGGTGCCGGTGAAGATACGGCCATCAGCCAGGGGCTTCAGCTTCTCTAGCGAAATATCGCGTCCCGCTATAATGGAGTCAAGAAACTGCTGATAGGATTCCGTAACAATCCCCTGCAGCAGCTCTGTCTCTGCGGGCTTGGGATTGCGGTAGGGCGACAGGATATCTTTATACTCGCCGCTTTGGATGGTGCTGTTTTCAACTCCAACCTTATCGAGCA
The Acaryochloris thomasi RCC1774 genome window above contains:
- a CDS encoding fasciclin domain-containing protein, producing the protein MADIVETAIASPNFKTLVAAVSAAGLVETLQSPGPFTVFAPVDSAFEKLPPGTIQTLLQNLPQLGRILTYHVVSGTYSQEDLQDLGELTSVEGSPLPIHISDGFEVKNATVIAPDIEVDNGIIHCIDTVLLMG
- a CDS encoding CO2 hydration protein, with product MTQAASPPATLPPSNHEFAEVVHRLEAGGAMLPDSPANLMQIIGLYKAYAVPMDFYWRDLLYIAEHVFLEPLPFFKYFLPQSYLDLPNHYAGEGADLRVWRGEATAHPELLAFMESGETRKMPKLLHHLWHDRINMEFAESCMRAMLWHGRDMGMGQFDAFLDTDEYRANADQAIRAFFARNPVMLGLYKLFPEMFLEQCRQMSYYSNLGLFWEVMAPVFFEMSDLYDESKLTTVPEAMDFLVNGIFEIAGRPIYHHVYIRGECYEIIPKSKGFMWLYEAALPYVEAIFYRTSPFRGTKSYNAQVGQVPEQQKEFHYGILYADVFPVGTAGIPPTQLMQDMLHFLPDYLVDYYQQHCRGDDDTLIQLGISFQRSMYTVTSAVIQALRCALLYPLDDPNPKHLEANRAFFEAQMDRFKRSEARLRDIQTAQYR
- a CDS encoding endonuclease domain-containing protein, translating into METQLLMDKSYDRIRGTTPETELAARRLRNRLTPAEAKLWQALKNRKLGGLRFRCQHPIGRFIVDFYCPSCQLVVEIDGGVHQQQQDYDEARTEHLERYGYTVIRFSNKAVEQNLQTVLATIHNQASTQ
- a CDS encoding NADH-quinone oxidoreductase subunit M → MTLSTLLLIPLAGALLIIAWPQAQHIKQLALWIAGLLLVWTVYVLSQFQTAVSGLQLTTVLAWLPDLGLNYSLAVDGLSLPLLMLSSVLTWIAIYSSPAELERPKLYYSLIFIVNIGVAGSLLAQNLLLFFLFYELELIPFYLLVSIWGGEQKSYAATKFLLYTALSGILILLGFLGLTWLSGSTSFEYIDLDTTTIPRNLQLVLLTILLVGFGIKTPLVPLHTWQPDVYVEASPPIAILLGGVLAKLGTYGLIRFCLQLFPEAWDLVAPGLAAIGTFSVMYGALSAIAQSDVKRMVAYSSIGHMGYILVAAAAGNTLSLTGAIAQMVSHGLILALLFHLLGLVETKVGTRDLNKLNGLMNPVRGLPMVSALLVVAGMASAGIPGLVGFIAEYMVFQGSFARFPIPTLLCIIASGLTAVYFVILINRTCFGRLDSQTAYYPKVTVPERAPALILTVMILILGLQPMWLTRWSENTADAIVAAVPQVGVVAEIPSRGLDSRGSVVDAQSIALATSAHAIQLEDSRSIALSPPSPPILGGE
- a CDS encoding NAD(P)H-quinone oxidoreductase subunit F is translated as MSQALESVQQASLSTVYWIPIYTLLSGMASVFWSPAGFRRTGPRPAGYINIVTAGVGFVHSLLALTAIWGEPAQEISVNWLTVSDLQLILPLEYSSQTIGAISTITGLNILAQLYAVGYLEMDWGWARFYASISLFEAGMCALALFNSLFFSYVILEILTLGTYLLVGIWFNQSLVVTGARDAFLTKRVGDLILLMAVVALWPLAGTWHYGDLATWADQASVAPLTLTLLGLALMSGPLGKCAQFPLHLWLDEAMEGPLPASILRNAVVVGTGAWVLIKVQPVLALSPVASAAVVWVGATTAVGATLVAIAQIDLKRALSYSVSAYMGLVFIAVGTGHTDTALLLMFTYAVSMALLVMSTGTIIWSNITQDVTQMGGVWARRPISGLAFLVGAAGLVGLPPLGGFWALLRLLTDLWTDHPLLVGVVLLVNALTTLSLARLFGLVFMGQPHAMMARSPEVLWPMVVPMTVLSGVVLHVPMILNQASALPDWAMLEKPFVLLLLWSCLLGGGIGGVLYIGKLTPRPIRLFWPQLQKAFANDLYTAEIYRGTIILAVNQVSRLVNWFDRIFVDGAVNGVGLATLFGGQTLKYNNTGAGQFYLLSIVIGVTLLILALAYPLLS
- a CDS encoding LysR family transcriptional regulator codes for the protein MQPTLHQLKVFETAARHQSFTRAAEELFLTQPTVSIQMKQLAQTIGLPLFEKLGKQLFLTEAGQELLGTCQDIFERLDQYEMLVADLQGMAKGRLRLAAVTTTKYFVPRLLGPFCQEYPGIDVSLKVTNHRQLEERIANNQDDLYILSQPPEQLNLHVQPFLENPLVVFSPANHPLAHKKGLSIQCLNDEPFITREAGSGTRKAVQELFGEHKVSVKTRLELSSNEAIKQAVAGGLGISVLSRHTLHSGDDKELSILDVEHFPIQRQWYVCYFMGKQLSVVARTFLEHLLKVSEQLAVLYKSGT
- a CDS encoding alpha/beta hydrolase, producing MDHHEGTFLGAGDLPLYYQSWHPFDLRAVVVAVHGLGAHSDRHTNLVKALMPQGYAVYAFDLRGHGRSPGQRAYINSWSEFRQDLDCFLKLVAEEQAATPCFLWGHSLGAMIVLDYVLQMPNELQGVIASALPIENSLPRLQRALGQVLSIIWPRFSLKSGLDPCLGSRDQAVMKTLLDDPLRHYQGTARMVTEFAKTADGLLEHASDLRTPLLMMHGGCDRIALPEGSQKFFERVTFTNKERYFYPESYHDLYIDLNYPEILADLIEWLERQLTPVAS
- a CDS encoding D-cysteine desulfhydrase family protein, encoding MNLPPRKTLGFFPTPLMPLPRLSQALGGPQIWIKRDDQSGLALGGNKTRKLEFLMAEALAQGCDTVITAGAAQSNHCRQTAAAAAALGLGCHLVLGGEAPAQPTGNLLLDQLFGATLHWSGASRKGEQIPALMEVLQQQGHTPYPVPYGGSNATGAVGFVAAAMELREQLRSLERGFDAIVFASSSGGTQAGLMVGQAVTDLQTQLIGIGIDKADAATSVAQISQLAKETAQSISLTHYQPQPITVNLDYLGDGYGVVSDRERAAISLVAQLEGILLDPVYTGRAMGGLLDLIDRQILKSGQTVLFWHTGGTPALFSSAGSLL
- a CDS encoding YIP1 family protein → MLNTFYTTLFRPRDSQGTAAISLMIGGLTVLVLALNTAGVFHAGTSGLMLILLLFVLAGGLGCYWLATSLHFCAQLLGGQGTSGQTFQAVVRGLWPLLLSGSAIASKHLSPTLGSLFTLGILIGTLITLAGSVRQVHQLSWVQAAVGLSLTLGVSGLALLGLILWPLMLVGGL